The Christiangramia flava JLT2011 genome has a segment encoding these proteins:
- a CDS encoding TAT-variant-translocated molybdopterin oxidoreductase, with the protein MSSNKKYWKSVEELNNSSIVETLKNKEFAEEIPVDEFLGDKKSLESSKTSRRDFLKYVGFSTAAASLAACEGPVIKSIPYVVQPERIVPGVANYYASAISDGYDFSPVLVKTREGRPIKIESNKLATIKAGSGARVNASVLSLYDTKRVKRPMIEGRNVSWEEFDKEVKGALEGADGEIVLLTQTFASPSTTKLIQEFSSKYGNVRHVVYDAVSEDAALNAFASKYGKRALPNYDFCDAEVIIGVGADFLGDWQGGGHDVSYAESRLPKDGKMSRHIQFEANLTQTGAKADKRVPVKPSDQKKVLAALHGYVAGGSSTSDLPSGLDDVVVKAASQLRKAGSNGVVVSGIPDVKAQQMVLEINEALGSSVMDTDNARMTRQGNAQAVKQLVEDMNAGSVGALLIAGVNPAYSLPNAAEFKEGLKQVGMTLSFTEKEDETAKLCKFVAAAPHYLESWGDVQFTAKQFALTQPTIRPLFDTKQFQECLLAWTDNDTSYHDYLKETWAGQLSGKGWARALHDGVFEGSSPVSVTADMSAGTASETESLSEGQGGMEMVLYTKTSMGDGKQFNNPWLQEMPDPITRTTWDNYLMISKADADALELENEIVSNGALNGNYVNLTVGDITLKNVPVIVQPGQAKGSVGLALGYGKKEGVQEEMQVGVNAYPLYKDFKSFQNVKIEKTGGVHEFASVQMQSTMAGREEVVRETTLEIFNTKDKHAFNPVPEVSYNHEEIPTSDKNADIWTSFDRSVGHHFNLSIDLNACTGCGACVISCHSENNVPVVGKEEVRKFRDMHWLRIDRYYSAGDTFKEEQKTLEELPAFENYDVIENPSYDNPEVAFQPVMCQHCNHAPCETVCPVAATSHGRQGQNQMIYNRCVGTRYCANNCPYKVRRFNWFNYAQNDEFDYHMNNDLGRMVLNPDVVVRSRGVMEKCSMCIQRTQKTILDAKRDGRVIEDGEFSTACSDACDKGAIKFGDVNNEDAEIVKLKENDRKYYLLEYLGTQPNVMYQMKVRNTSEA; encoded by the coding sequence ATGTCATCAAACAAAAAATACTGGAAAAGTGTTGAAGAGCTGAATAACAGTTCTATTGTTGAGACGCTAAAAAATAAGGAATTTGCCGAGGAGATCCCGGTTGATGAGTTTTTAGGAGATAAAAAATCTCTTGAAAGTTCGAAGACTTCGCGTAGGGACTTCCTAAAGTATGTAGGTTTCTCTACTGCTGCAGCTTCGCTTGCTGCCTGTGAAGGGCCGGTGATCAAATCTATTCCTTATGTAGTTCAGCCGGAAAGAATCGTTCCTGGTGTTGCTAACTATTATGCCTCTGCAATTTCTGATGGTTATGATTTCTCACCTGTTTTAGTAAAGACTCGTGAGGGTAGACCAATCAAAATTGAGTCGAATAAACTGGCGACTATTAAGGCTGGTAGCGGTGCGAGAGTGAACGCGTCAGTATTGTCATTGTATGATACCAAGAGGGTGAAGCGCCCGATGATCGAGGGTCGCAACGTTTCTTGGGAAGAATTTGATAAAGAAGTAAAAGGAGCTCTGGAAGGTGCAGATGGTGAAATTGTGTTATTGACGCAAACTTTTGCCAGCCCGTCTACCACAAAGTTGATCCAGGAGTTTTCTTCAAAATACGGAAACGTTCGTCACGTAGTGTACGATGCGGTTTCTGAAGATGCGGCTTTAAATGCTTTCGCTTCCAAATACGGAAAAAGAGCTTTACCGAATTATGACTTTTGTGATGCCGAAGTAATCATTGGTGTTGGAGCTGATTTCCTTGGAGACTGGCAGGGTGGTGGCCACGATGTGAGCTACGCGGAAAGCCGACTTCCGAAGGATGGAAAAATGTCTCGTCACATTCAGTTCGAGGCAAATCTTACTCAAACAGGTGCGAAAGCTGATAAGCGTGTGCCTGTAAAGCCGTCTGACCAGAAGAAAGTTCTGGCGGCGCTTCATGGTTATGTTGCAGGAGGAAGTTCTACCAGTGATCTGCCTTCAGGTTTGGATGATGTAGTGGTGAAAGCTGCAAGTCAGTTAAGAAAAGCCGGAAGTAACGGGGTGGTAGTGTCTGGAATTCCAGATGTAAAAGCTCAACAAATGGTGTTGGAGATCAACGAGGCTCTTGGTAGCAGCGTGATGGATACTGATAACGCCAGAATGACCAGGCAGGGAAATGCTCAGGCTGTAAAACAGCTTGTAGAAGATATGAATGCCGGTAGCGTAGGTGCATTGTTGATAGCGGGTGTAAATCCTGCCTACAGTTTGCCAAACGCTGCTGAATTTAAAGAAGGTTTGAAGCAGGTGGGTATGACCCTTTCTTTTACTGAAAAGGAAGATGAAACTGCCAAGCTTTGTAAATTTGTCGCTGCTGCTCCTCATTACCTGGAGAGCTGGGGTGATGTTCAGTTCACTGCTAAGCAGTTTGCATTGACGCAGCCTACGATCAGGCCTCTTTTTGATACTAAGCAGTTTCAGGAGTGTTTATTGGCATGGACTGATAATGACACTTCTTATCATGATTATTTAAAGGAAACCTGGGCAGGACAACTTTCAGGAAAAGGATGGGCTAGAGCGCTTCATGATGGAGTGTTTGAAGGATCAAGTCCTGTTTCTGTAACTGCTGATATGTCTGCCGGTACAGCTTCAGAAACTGAAAGTTTATCTGAAGGCCAGGGTGGTATGGAAATGGTGCTTTACACCAAGACCTCTATGGGTGACGGGAAGCAATTCAACAACCCTTGGTTGCAGGAGATGCCAGATCCTATCACCAGAACTACCTGGGATAACTATTTAATGATCTCTAAAGCTGATGCTGATGCTTTAGAATTGGAGAATGAAATCGTTTCGAACGGTGCGCTAAACGGTAATTATGTAAATCTTACTGTTGGTGACATTACTTTGAAAAATGTACCTGTAATCGTTCAGCCTGGTCAGGCGAAAGGCTCTGTAGGTCTGGCTTTAGGTTACGGGAAAAAAGAAGGCGTTCAGGAAGAAATGCAGGTTGGTGTAAATGCCTACCCGCTTTACAAAGACTTCAAGTCTTTCCAGAACGTGAAAATTGAAAAAACTGGTGGTGTTCATGAATTTGCTTCCGTGCAGATGCAGAGTACCATGGCGGGTCGTGAAGAAGTGGTGAGAGAAACTACTTTGGAAATCTTTAATACTAAAGATAAACATGCTTTCAATCCGGTTCCGGAGGTAAGCTACAACCACGAAGAAATTCCGACCAGTGATAAAAATGCTGATATCTGGACCTCTTTTGACCGTTCAGTGGGGCATCATTTCAACCTTTCAATAGATCTTAATGCCTGTACTGGTTGCGGTGCCTGTGTGATCTCTTGTCATTCTGAAAACAACGTACCTGTTGTTGGTAAGGAAGAGGTTAGAAAGTTCCGTGATATGCACTGGTTGCGTATTGATAGATACTACTCTGCCGGAGATACTTTCAAGGAAGAGCAGAAGACTCTTGAGGAGCTTCCAGCTTTTGAGAATTATGATGTGATCGAAAATCCTTCATATGATAATCCTGAGGTAGCTTTCCAGCCGGTAATGTGTCAGCATTGTAACCATGCACCATGTGAAACTGTTTGTCCTGTTGCGGCAACTTCACACGGTAGACAGGGTCAGAACCAGATGATTTATAACAGATGCGTTGGAACACGTTACTGTGCTAACAACTGTCCTTATAAAGTACGTCGTTTCAACTGGTTCAACTATGCTCAGAATGATGAATTCGACTACCACATGAATAACGACCTTGGAAGAATGGTATTGAACCCAGATGTGGTTGTACGTTCAAGAGGGGTCATGGAGAAATGTTCTATGTGTATCCAGAGAACTCAGAAAACGATTCTTGATGCTAAGCGCGACGGAAGAGTGATTGAGGATGGTGAATTTAGCACAGCATGTTCTGATGCTTGTGATAAAGGAGCGATCAAGTTTGGAGATGTGAACAATGAAGATGCTGAAATCGTGAAGTTGAAAGAAAATGACAGGAAGTATTATCTGCTGGAATATTTAGGTACTCAGCCAAATGTGATGTACCAGATGAAAGTGAGAAATACTTCAGAAGCATAA
- the nrfD gene encoding NrfD/PsrC family molybdoenzyme membrane anchor subunit, which translates to MSSHYEAPIREPLVTGEKSYHDVSVDVAAPIEGRANKSWWIVFSISLVAFLWGLGCIIYTVSTGIGVWGLNKTIGWAWDITNFVWWVGIGHAGTLISAVLLLFRQKWRMAVNRSAEAMTIFAVVQAGLFPIIHMGRPWLAYWVLPIPNQFGSLWVNFNSPLLWDVFAISTYLSVSLVFWWTGLLPDFAMIRDRATKPFQKKIYSLLSFGWSGRAKDWQRFEEVSLVLAGLATPLVLSVHTIVSFDFATSVVPGWHSTIYPPYFVAGAIFSGFAMVQTLLIIMRKVINLENYITLLHIEYMNKVILLTGGIVSIAYITEYFIGWYSGSSYENYTYLSYGAATGPYWWAFWALITCNFIVPLSLWVKSLRRNILWTFIVALIINIGMWFERFNIIVVDLSHGRTPSSWAMFSPTFVDIGVFIGTIGFFFVLFLLYARTFPVIAQAEVKTILKSSGDKYKRLRAEHGDDVSHVHVDNDPTAVEPESNINPDLTSQFDDEKPHHNETVNADALTFSEVDKDELDNMLDRIGTYDPASEEADELTKLKAVGPLMQQRLHQVGIYKFHQVARLEDRDFELLDRVIERFPNAEKREDWVAQANKQIKK; encoded by the coding sequence ATGTCGTCACATTACGAAGCGCCTATAAGAGAGCCTCTAGTTACCGGGGAAAAATCTTATCACGATGTAAGCGTAGATGTTGCTGCTCCAATTGAAGGAAGAGCTAACAAATCCTGGTGGATTGTTTTCTCTATCTCGTTAGTAGCATTTTTATGGGGATTGGGTTGTATTATTTACACCGTTTCCACTGGTATTGGAGTATGGGGTTTGAATAAAACCATAGGCTGGGCCTGGGATATCACCAACTTCGTTTGGTGGGTAGGTATTGGTCACGCTGGTACACTGATCTCGGCGGTACTCTTGTTATTCCGTCAAAAATGGAGAATGGCTGTAAACCGTTCTGCGGAAGCGATGACTATTTTCGCGGTTGTTCAGGCAGGTTTGTTCCCGATTATTCACATGGGGCGTCCTTGGTTAGCATATTGGGTACTTCCAATCCCAAACCAGTTCGGGTCTTTATGGGTGAACTTTAACTCTCCGCTGCTTTGGGACGTTTTCGCGATCTCGACATATCTTTCGGTTTCTTTGGTGTTCTGGTGGACAGGTTTACTTCCTGATTTCGCGATGATTCGTGACAGAGCAACAAAACCGTTTCAGAAGAAAATATACAGTCTGTTAAGTTTTGGATGGAGTGGACGTGCAAAAGACTGGCAACGTTTCGAAGAAGTTTCTTTGGTTCTTGCAGGTTTGGCGACACCACTGGTACTTTCGGTACACACTATTGTATCGTTTGACTTTGCAACTTCGGTTGTTCCGGGATGGCACTCTACCATTTATCCTCCTTACTTCGTTGCCGGGGCGATCTTTTCTGGATTCGCGATGGTACAGACGTTATTGATCATCATGCGTAAAGTGATCAATCTGGAAAACTACATCACATTGCTTCATATCGAATATATGAACAAGGTGATCCTGCTTACTGGAGGTATCGTTTCGATTGCCTACATCACCGAGTATTTCATTGGATGGTATTCTGGAAGTAGCTATGAGAATTACACCTATCTTTCTTATGGTGCTGCAACCGGACCTTACTGGTGGGCATTCTGGGCATTGATTACCTGCAACTTTATCGTGCCGTTGTCTTTATGGGTGAAAAGTCTAAGAAGAAACATTCTTTGGACGTTCATCGTAGCCCTGATCATTAACATTGGTATGTGGTTCGAGCGTTTCAACATTATCGTGGTGGATCTTAGCCACGGTAGAACACCTTCGTCCTGGGCGATGTTCTCTCCAACCTTTGTGGATATTGGAGTATTTATCGGGACTATCGGTTTCTTCTTTGTGTTGTTCCTTCTTTATGCTCGTACCTTCCCGGTAATTGCACAGGCAGAGGTAAAAACAATTTTGAAATCTTCAGGAGATAAGTATAAGAGATTAAGAGCTGAGCATGGTGATGATGTGAGCCACGTACATGTAGATAATGATCCTACCGCTGTAGAGCCAGAATCAAATATCAATCCTGATTTGACTTCTCAATTTGATGATGAGAAACCACATCACAACGAAACCGTAAATGCTGATGCGCTTACTTTTTCTGAAGTAGATAAAGATGAGCTGGACAATATGCTGGACCGCATCGGGACTTATGATCCAGCTTCTGAAGAAGCTGACGAACTTACGAAATTGAAGGCCGTAGGACCATTAATGCAACAGCGTTTGCATCAGGTAGGAATCTACAAATTCCACCAGGTGGCCAGGTTAGAAGATAGAGATTTTGAATTGCTGGATCGTGTGATTGAGCGTTTCCCAAATGCTGAAAAGCGTGAGGACTGGGTTGCACAGGCAAATAAACAGATTAAAAAGTAA
- a CDS encoding DUF3341 domain-containing protein, producing the protein MASKLIHAIYKDDDLVLQAVKQIRDARYHIGEVYTPFPVHGIDKAMGLAPTRLAICSFLYGITGLTVAVLMMNFMMIQDWPQDIGGKPSFHFYQNMPTFVPIMFELTVFFAAHLMVITFYMRSKLWPFRKAENPDPRTTDDHFLIEVDASDHNVDKLTDFLYNTGAAEIKLIEN; encoded by the coding sequence ATGGCTTCAAAGTTAATACACGCTATTTACAAAGACGACGATCTTGTTTTACAGGCCGTAAAGCAAATCAGGGATGCGCGCTATCACATTGGCGAAGTTTATACGCCATTTCCGGTACACGGTATCGATAAAGCGATGGGACTGGCACCTACCAGGCTGGCAATTTGTTCCTTCCTTTATGGTATTACCGGTCTTACCGTAGCCGTTTTGATGATGAACTTTATGATGATCCAGGACTGGCCTCAGGATATTGGTGGGAAACCAAGTTTCCACTTTTACCAGAACATGCCAACCTTTGTCCCGATCATGTTTGAGCTTACGGTATTTTTCGCAGCTCACCTTATGGTAATTACTTTTTACATGCGTTCGAAGTTGTGGCCTTTCAGAAAAGCTGAAAATCCAGATCCAAGAACTACTGATGATCACTTCTTAATTGAAGTAGATGCATCTGATCACAATGTAGATAAGTTAACAGATTTTCTGTACAATACCGGTGCAGCTGAAATTAAACTAATCGAAAATTAA
- a CDS encoding c-type cytochrome: protein MTSLFNKSIFAVVLAGLLVSCAGKDEPNYQYFPDMYEPVPYEAYGAYPIFQNEQEAKLPVDGSVPRGWMPYEYPNTPEGKADAKANLQNPLPYTEDNLNKGKALYTIYCAVCHGDKGDGKGILVQREKILGVPAYNDAGRAITEGDVYHVMYYGINNMGSYAVQTNEEERWQIDYYVMSLKAQLDGQAERPFEKTNMTNKEALFPKVKAGQDSTSVDMASAETASQE, encoded by the coding sequence ATGACTAGTTTGTTCAATAAATCCATATTTGCTGTTGTCCTTGCAGGCCTGCTGGTTTCCTGTGCAGGTAAGGATGAACCAAATTATCAATATTTCCCGGATATGTATGAGCCGGTACCTTACGAGGCTTACGGAGCATACCCGATCTTTCAGAACGAGCAGGAAGCAAAACTTCCTGTAGATGGTTCAGTTCCAAGAGGCTGGATGCCTTATGAGTATCCAAACACTCCTGAAGGGAAAGCTGATGCCAAGGCAAATCTTCAAAACCCACTTCCGTATACCGAGGATAACCTGAACAAGGGGAAAGCTTTGTATACCATTTACTGTGCAGTTTGTCATGGTGACAAGGGAGACGGAAAAGGGATCCTGGTTCAGAGAGAGAAGATCCTGGGGGTTCCGGCATATAACGATGCTGGACGTGCCATCACCGAAGGGGATGTATATCACGTGATGTATTACGGGATCAACAATATGGGTTCTTATGCCGTGCAGACCAATGAAGAAGAGCGTTGGCAAATTGACTACTACGTGATGAGCCTGAAAGCTCAGCTGGACGGTCAGGCAGAAAGACCTTTTGAAAAAACCAATATGACTAATAAGGAAGCCTTGTTTCCAAAGGTGAAAGCCGGTCAGGACTCTACATCAGTAGACATGGCCAGTGCAGAAACCGCAAGTCAAGAATAA
- a CDS encoding quinol:cytochrome C oxidoreductase — protein MYTFSSKLKLSAIILMVVGVIGIVWGFMAAPDNIDDVKQMMAEQEAHHGAEATHEEGGETAHMEDAEMNAAGHAEASHETASEEHGEEAHGEAAHGGEHGDAHYEHLLHQLQTKPWSAIYVAAFFFFMIALGAMVFYAIQYAAQAGWSPVLFKVLEGITSYLLPGSIIVFLIVIFAGTHFYPWQNEELVSEDKILQAKSGYLNFPFFLIRGILYLIGWNLYRYFALKFSSEQAEVTGKDYRPYRKSFKAAVFFLIFFILSESMMAWDWFMSMDPHWYSTLFAWYIFASMFVSAITVIAIVTVFLRRAGYLPFVNDSHLHDLAKFMFAFSVFWTYLWFGQFMLIWYANIPEEVTYFIMRIENYNLFFFGMLILNFVFPILLLMNSDYKRVPIFIVLAGLVILTGHYIDIFLLVTPSTVGPNWSIGPAEIGGLLFFLGLFVLVVGSGLSKINLYPKGNPFLKESEHYHY, from the coding sequence ATGTATACGTTTTCAAGCAAATTAAAGTTAAGTGCAATCATCTTAATGGTTGTAGGTGTTATTGGCATTGTATGGGGATTCATGGCTGCACCAGATAATATTGATGATGTAAAGCAAATGATGGCTGAACAGGAAGCCCATCATGGAGCTGAAGCTACTCATGAAGAAGGTGGTGAAACCGCGCACATGGAAGACGCTGAAATGAATGCTGCTGGTCATGCTGAAGCATCCCACGAAACAGCTTCGGAAGAACATGGCGAGGAAGCCCACGGGGAAGCGGCACACGGAGGTGAGCATGGAGATGCACATTATGAGCATTTGCTACACCAGCTGCAAACCAAACCCTGGTCTGCAATCTATGTGGCTGCATTCTTTTTCTTTATGATCGCCCTTGGAGCCATGGTGTTCTATGCGATTCAGTATGCAGCTCAGGCCGGTTGGTCACCCGTATTATTTAAAGTTTTAGAAGGAATCACCTCTTACTTACTACCCGGATCGATCATTGTATTCCTGATCGTTATTTTCGCAGGAACGCATTTCTATCCCTGGCAAAATGAAGAGCTAGTTTCAGAAGATAAGATCCTACAGGCAAAATCAGGATACCTGAACTTCCCGTTCTTCCTGATTAGAGGGATCCTTTATCTTATAGGATGGAACCTATACCGATATTTCGCTTTGAAATTCTCAAGCGAGCAGGCAGAGGTTACCGGGAAAGATTACAGGCCTTACAGAAAAAGTTTCAAGGCAGCTGTTTTCTTCCTGATCTTCTTCATTCTTTCAGAATCAATGATGGCCTGGGACTGGTTCATGAGTATGGATCCACACTGGTATAGCACCCTTTTCGCATGGTATATCTTTGCAAGTATGTTCGTATCTGCGATCACCGTGATCGCGATCGTGACGGTCTTCCTGAGAAGAGCTGGATACCTGCCGTTCGTGAACGACAGCCACCTGCACGATCTGGCAAAGTTCATGTTTGCCTTTAGTGTATTCTGGACGTACCTGTGGTTCGGGCAGTTCATGCTGATCTGGTATGCAAACATTCCGGAAGAGGTTACATACTTCATCATGAGAATTGAAAATTACAACCTGTTCTTCTTCGGAATGCTGATCCTGAACTTTGTGTTCCCGATCCTGCTTTTGATGAACAGCGATTACAAACGTGTGCCGATCTTTATCGTATTGGCCGGATTGGTAATTCTTACAGGGCATTATATTGATATTTTCCTACTGGTAACTCCTTCAACGGTTGGACCAAACTGGAGTATAGGGCCTGCTGAAATTGGAGGGCTGCTGTTCTTCCTTGGGCTATTCGTTCTGGTAGTAGGCAGCGGGTTGAGCAAGATCAACCTGTATCCTAAAGGTAACCCGTTCCTGAAAGAGAGTGAACATTATCATTATTAA
- a CDS encoding cytochrome c oxidase subunit II: MTVFLVIIVLALLAVTGWQISKIVQLSKKPDADTSQVANDSDNRMNGKLMLGFVIFLYILTIFCFWNYGKFYLPEAASEHGSQYDTLMFVSIALIMVVQIITQGLLHIFAFKYKGNKNNRALFYADNDKLEFIWTIIPVIVLAGLIIYGLFTWSDIMNVNEDEDPMVVEIYAYQFAWRARYSGEDNTLGKANVRFIEGVNQLGVDESDSYGDDDKITTELHLPVNRPVLFKFRSQDVLHSAYFPFFRAQMNVVPGMITQFSFTPTMTSDEMRSSKYMQEKVKSVNDLINEQNKELAAQGEPAKDSYEFEYFLLCNKICGQGHYNMQMKIVVESEEDYQAWLDEQPTFASTMEGQNQSGTEDAASEDPKPADEAGEAPAGENGSENGESAEGTQEETTVAVVEEN, encoded by the coding sequence ATGACCGTATTTTTAGTAATCATAGTTCTAGCACTTCTGGCAGTAACAGGTTGGCAGATCTCCAAGATCGTTCAGCTATCTAAAAAACCAGATGCCGATACTTCCCAGGTTGCCAATGATAGTGACAACCGCATGAATGGTAAACTGATGCTGGGATTTGTAATTTTCCTTTATATCCTTACCATCTTCTGTTTCTGGAACTACGGAAAGTTCTACCTTCCGGAAGCAGCTTCTGAGCATGGGTCACAATATGATACCCTGATGTTTGTTTCTATCGCCTTGATCATGGTGGTACAGATCATAACCCAGGGATTGTTGCATATTTTTGCCTTTAAATACAAAGGAAATAAGAACAACCGAGCACTTTTTTATGCTGATAATGATAAATTGGAATTCATCTGGACCATCATCCCGGTGATTGTTCTGGCTGGTTTGATCATCTACGGATTGTTCACCTGGAGTGACATCATGAATGTGAATGAAGATGAAGACCCGATGGTTGTGGAAATTTACGCCTATCAGTTTGCATGGCGAGCCAGATATTCTGGGGAAGATAACACGCTTGGAAAAGCCAACGTTCGTTTTATTGAAGGAGTGAATCAGTTAGGTGTTGATGAATCTGATTCTTACGGAGATGATGATAAGATCACTACCGAATTACACCTTCCGGTGAATAGACCGGTCCTTTTCAAGTTCCGCTCTCAGGATGTTCTGCATTCCGCTTATTTCCCATTTTTCCGGGCACAGATGAACGTGGTTCCGGGAATGATCACCCAATTCAGTTTCACTCCAACCATGACTTCAGACGAGATGCGTTCCAGCAAGTACATGCAGGAAAAGGTGAAGTCTGTCAACGATCTGATCAATGAACAGAACAAAGAATTGGCTGCGCAGGGAGAACCGGCAAAAGATTCTTACGAGTTTGAATATTTCCTGCTGTGTAACAAAATTTGCGGCCAGGGTCACTACAACATGCAGATGAAGATCGTTGTAGAGTCTGAAGAAGACTACCAGGCCTGGTTAGACGAACAGCCAACTTTTGCTTCTACTATGGAAGGGCAAAACCAGTCTGGAACTGAAGACGCTGCAAGCGAAGATCCAAAACCGGCTGATGAAGCTGGCGAAGCTCCTGCAGGAGAAAATGGAAGCGAAAACGGAGAATCAGCTGAAGGGACTCAGGAAGAGACTACTGTGGCTGTTGTAGAAGAAAATTAA